Sequence from the Neorhizobium sp. NCHU2750 genome:
GCGCAGGCCCGACCCACGCCAATCTGCTGGCTGAGGAAGCCGGCATCGGCCGCGTCGTCATCCCGCCGGCTGCCGGCACCTTCTGTGCGCTCGGGGCTGCTGCCGCCGACCTGCGCCGCGATTTCGTTCGCAGCTTGCGCCGGGCCGTCGATGACGAGAGTGCTGCCCTGATGCTCGACGTGATGAAGGAGTTGGAAGACGAGGGATCCGCCTGGCTCGACCGCGAAGGCAATGCCGGCCAGACCCGTCGCTTCGAGCGTGGGGCAGACATGCGCTACGCTGGTCAGGCCTACGAGTTGCGCGTCAAGCTCGATGAGAACGCACGAGACTCAGCCTCGATCTGCGAAGCATTTCACCTCGAACACGAGCGCATCTACGGTTTTCGCGATACGCAGACCGAGGTCGAACTCGGCACCGTGCGTCTCGCCGTCGTCGGTGTCACCGAAAATATCACCCAGCCCGAAATCGCCCCCGGCAGCGGCAAGCCGTCGCCCAAAGGTGAACGGCCGCTTTTCCGTAAAGGCAAATGGCTCTCCGCCGGCGTCTACGATCGCAGCGCGCTCGGTGCCGGCGACCGGATCACCGGCCCGGCGATCATCGAACAGGACGATACGACGACGGTTCTTCTTCCCGGCTGGTCGGCGCGCGCTGACGCCCTTGGAAACCTCCATCTCGAAAGACATGCGCAATGAAGCTTGATCCCGTCACGCTCGCCATTCTCGGCAACAAGCTCGCCGCCGTCAGCGAGGAAATGTGCCTGACGCTGCAGCGCACCGGCCGCACACTCTATGTCAAGGAAACGGCCGATTTCGCTTGCGCGCTGGCAGGCCTCGATGGCCGGTTCTTCGCCTATCCGCGCTCGATTGGCGTTTCAGGCTTCGTCGGTCTGGAATGTGCGCCCTCGATCGCAGCCGTCGGTCCGCTGGAGCCCGGCGACGTGATCCTCACCAACGATCCTTATCGCTCGGAAGGTCTCGCCACCCACTTGCCCGACCTGCACATGATCGAGCCCTATTTCCATGAGGGCAAGATCATCGCCTATGGCTGGTGCTTCGTGCATTGCTCGGATGTCGGCGGACGCGTGCCGTCCAGCATCTCGCCTGTCAATACTGAGATCTTCCAGGAAGGCCTGCGCATCCCGCCGGTCAAGCTGATGAAGAAGGGGGAGATGAACCCCGATGTGGCGCTGTTTCTCAATGCCAACAGCCGCACGCCAGATGCGAATATGGGTGATATCCGCGCCATGCTGGCGGCACTTGCCGCTGGCCGCCGCCGACTGGAGCAGACGATCGGCCAGCACGGTGCCGAAACTGTCGCTACCGCGGCCGTCGATCTCGTGGCCTATTCGGCCGAAAAGGCCCGTACGGTCCTGAAGAGGGTGCCGTCGGGCACCTATAGCTTCTCCGATTATCTCGACGACGATGCGGCGACCCGTCTGCCGGTGCGCATCGCGCTTTCGGCCACCTTCGAGAATGGTGAGGTGCATCTCGATTTCACCGGCACCGACCCGCAGGTCGCGACCGCGATGAACATTCCCTCGCGCGGCCGTCCGCATGCCTGGCTGACGCTGCGCGTTCTGGCGCTTGTCAACACGCTTGACCCGACGACTCCGCTCAATGTCGGCATGCTGGCGCCGGTGAAGATCACGGCGCCCGAAGGCAGCCTCGTCAACCCGCAGGAACCGGCAGCCGTCGGCGTGCGTCATGCGGCCGCGATCCGCGTCAACGACGTCTTGAACGGCGCCTTCGGCAAGGCTTTGCCGGATGTCATGCCGGCAGCTTCCTCCGGCACCGTCATTCCCGTCGTCATGGCGGAACCGGATGGCCACGGCGGCCGGCGCGTGCAGGTCATCGAGCCGATGATCGGCGGCACCGGTGCCCGCAAGCGCCGTGATGGCATCGATGGTCGCGACAGCGGCATCTCCAATCTTGCCAACAATCCGGTCGAGACGGTCGAGGCCGAACTCGGCATCGAAATCACCTCCTACGCGCTTCGCCCGAATTCCGGCGGCGCCGGTCAATGGCGTGGCGGCTGTGGCATGGAGTTGACGTTCCGCGTGCTGACGGATGACTCGAACGTGCTTGGCCGAGGTCTCGAACGCCTTCTGTTCCGCCCCTGGGGCTCCAATGGCGGCAAGCCCGGCATGCCGGGCCAGCTTATCGTCAATCGTGGAACAACGGGCGAGCGGCATCTCGGTAAGATCGATGTGCTGACCGTGAACGCCGGCGATACCGTGACCTTCCTGACGCCCGGCGCCGGCGGCTGGGGCGATCCCGCCAAACGTGATCCTCAAGCGGTACTGAGCGATGTCGTCAATGGCTTCGTGACCGCCGATGCTGCAGCCACCGAATACGGCGTGGCGATCGTCGAAGGTGCCGTGGATGCCGCCGCGACCGAAAATTTGCGCAAGAGCGTTACCTCCAGCACGTCAGCCAACGCGCAGGGTGCCGAACGCGAGCGTTGGGACGAGGCCTTCCCGGCAAGCGTCATGGACAGGCTGAACCGCGGGCTGGTGGCGCTTCCGGGTGCCGTTCGTCAGCGCCGTCGCCGCGAGATATTCGATGCCGTGCTTTCTGAATTGCCGGAGGGCTTCCCGCGGGTCGCAGCCGATAAAACGGCCGTGGACGCTGCCCGTCAAAAACTTGAGGCTGCCGCCGGCAGCTTCTGATCCCGCATGAACCTGAATTCCTGATGCCACCTCGTTCCAGCTTTGGAGAACTGCGATGACGACAATCAAGAGAAGACACTTCCTCGGTGGCAGCGCCGCAGTCGGCGCCGGCCTGATGGCGGGAGGCCTGCCGCGCCTCGCCAATGCCCAGTCGAAGGAAATCACCGTGACCGCCTTTGGCGGCGTCTGGGAAGAGGCGATCCGCAGCTGCTTCGTCGCGCCCTTCGAGGCCAAGACCAAGGCCAAGGCCAATGTCTCGCTTGGCGGCCCGCCGCAATGGCTGGCGCAGGTCGAAGCCAATCAGGCCAAGCCTCCCGTCGACGTGCTGATCATGACGCCTGACCTTGCCCTGACCGCTGCCAAGGCCGACCTCGTCGATACCATTTCCGTCGACAAGGTCCCGAACCTTGCCAAGATCCCGCAGCAGTTGACCGACAGCGTCATGGGCAAGGGCACGCTGTTCGATTATGGCGTCGGCGGTATCACTTTCCACAAGGAACGCGTCAAGAACCCGCCGAAATCGTTTGCCGAATTCGTCGACCGCGTCTCGTCCGGCGATCTTATCGCTTCCGTGCCGTCCATCTCCTATGCCGTTACCCCGATCATGCTGATCTGGGCCATGGCCAAGGCACTTGGCGGCGGTGTGGAGAATATCGATCCCTTCTTCAAGGCAATGGACAAGATGAAGAAGAACCTCGTGTTCTGGGCCGGCCCGAACGACTTCTTCAACCACCTGTCTTCCGGCGAAGCCGATTGCGGTATCTATTTCGATGGCCGCACCTGGAACCACTATGACAGCGGCGCCACCTGGATCGACTTCATCAACCCCGAAGAAGGCGGCTCGCTCAACGGCGTTGCCGTGCAGAAGCCGAAGAATGCCGATCCGCTCGCCTGGGATTACATCAACGAAATCCTCGACGCGCAGAACCAGACCAAGTTCGCCGACATCATGAACTACGGCGTCACCAATACCGACGTCGTCTACAGCGAAAAGCTAAAGCCGCGCATCACGCCCTGGCAAAAGACCGCATTCCCGCCCTATGAGCAGATCGCTCAGGTGCGCAATGAATGGGTCGATCGCTGGAACCGGGATATCGGTCGCTAAGATGAAGATGGGCTGCCTCTTTCGGGCAGCTCGATCGTAGTGGAGACAAGACCCCTCCCAACCCTCCCCACAAGGGGGAGGGCTTAACCCGGTCGGTTCGCCGAGGCTCAATTTGGGCAGGCGGTTGCCCCAGGTTTTCTCCCCCCTTGTGGGGGAGATGGCCGGCAGGCCAGAGGGGGACTTTTAAGACACACATGATCGCCCTGCTCCGTGGGGCGATGGACCTTTCCCGCGACGGAAGCATTCGATGAGCGATACGAACCTGCAACAGACATTGCCAACCCGACGGATGCGGCGGCTGACGCCGCATCTCATGGCGCTGCCTGCCGTGCTGTTTCTCGTCGTCTTCTTTGTCCTGCCGCTTTTCGACAACGGCATGCGCAGCGTGATCGCCGATGACGGCGGTTTCACCCTGTCGCGCTACGTCTCGCTGCTCACCGACGGCTTCTATCTCGGCATCATCGCCCAGACCGTGTTGCTGTCCGCCGGCGTCACGCTGATCTCGATCCTGATCGGCTATCCGGTCGCCTATTTTCTCGTCCGCAAGGCCGGACGATGGGCTGGCCTGATCATCTTCCTGCTGATCGCACCGCTTCTGACATCGATCATTATGCGCACATTCGGCTGGCAGGTGCTTTTCGCCCGCCGCGGCCTCGTCAACAACCTGCTGGTCGATCAGCTCGGTATCATCTCGTCGCCGCTGAGGCTCACCAATTCACCGGAAATTTCGATTGCAGCGCTCGTCCACGTGTTGGTGCCGTTCATGGTGCTGTCGATTGCAACAGTGCTTCAAGGCATCGACACGCGGCTGGAGGAATCGGCTAAGATCCTCGGCGCCAACCGGCTGCGGACCTTCTTCGAGGTGACCCTGCCGCTGTCACTGGATGGTATTGGTACCGGTGCCATTCTCGTCTTCATGATCGCCAATGGCAGCTTCGTCACGTTGGTCCTGCTCGGCGGCGGGCTGCAGACGCTGCCCCTGATGATCTATCAGCAATTCAACACGACGCGCGATTTCGGCATGGCCAGCGCGATGAGCACCATCCTTCTGGTCATCGCCGTCGCCTGCCTGTTCCTGCAACTGCGCCTCGTGCGCCGCAAGGGGGCCTGAGCGATGAAGCGCGACTGGATCAATATCGGCCTCGCCGCCTTCGTCGTCCTCTTCTTCGTCTTCATGCTGGCGCCGATCCTGATCGTCGTCGTCGTGTCGTTCACCTCGGCCGGCTATGTATCTTTCCCCATTCCCGGCTGGTCGATGAAGTGGTTCGCCCATATCTTCGAATATCAGCCGTTCATCGATGCGCTGATCGTCAGTTTCGAAATCGCCATCGGCGCAACGCTTCTTTCCTGCGTGATCGGCGTTCCCGCGGCGATCTATCTGGCGCGCTCGCGCAGCGCCTGGGCAGGCGCGGTGATGACCTTCCTTCTCTCATCGCTGTCCATGCCGATGATCGTTATCGGTTTCGCTTCGCTGTTCTTCCTGTCCTGGCTCGGTGTCGGCATTTCGTTTTCGGCGCTGCTGATCACTCACACGGTCGTATGCCTGCCCTACATCGTGCGCACCGTTGCAGGTGTTTATGCCGGCCTGCCGCGTGCCTATGAGGAGGCGGCCGCTATTCTCGGCGCCAATCCGCTCTTGACCTTCTGGCATGTGACGCTGCCGCTGATCCGGCCGGGCATTATGGCGGGGTCGCTGTTCTCCTTCCTCACCTCCTTCGACAACCTGCCGATCAGCTATTTCTTCGGCAGTGCCGATACCAACACGCTGCCGGTCGTCATGCTGAGCTATATGGAAAACCAGTTCGATCCGACGATCGCGGCACTCAGCACGCTTCAGTTGCTGCTGGCCGTTGTCGCCCTGATTATCGTCGATCGCGTCTACGGGATCGAAAAGATGACGGTAGCCGGATGACAGATGCCGTTGCCTGTCAGCGCCACGCCCCTTCTTGCCCTGTGAAAGTTGAACATGACAGATTTGATTGAGACCCTCGTTGGCGACGGCGCGGATGACCGTCTTGCAAAGCTGCTGGCACGGCGTGCCGATCTGATGGCGCTGACCGAGGCGAGCCGCAAGGCGGTATTGACGCCGGCCGAGCCGGGAGGACTGTCCCATGCGCTGCGCGCTTTGATTGCCGTTCGCGCATCCGAGCGCCTCGGCGATATGCGGATGAAGGATCATTACTACGAGCACTTCACCCAGGCTGAGGATTTCTACGATCTGGTTGGTCTCGTCGAACCGGACACGCGCTCCGATGACCCATGGCTGCAGGCCATTCTTGACCACGCCGACATGCTGACATGCCGCCCCCGGACAGCGACTCGTGGCGATATCGAGAGGCTTTACGCGGCCGGCGTCAGCGATGCCGACATCGTCCGCCTGGCGGAGCTTGCCGCCTTTCTTGGATATCAGGCTCGCCTCGTTGCCGGCCTGCGGCTGATGGAGATTGCCCGATGAGCGAAGCCGTTCACGACTATACGACCGAGGTGCTGGACTGGCGTCCCTTCGTCAAGCCGATCGATCTCGATACGGCAACGCCTGAGCAACTGGAGGCGCTGAAGATCACGCCGGCCAACAAGAAGGTCTCCGACTACGTCCTGACATTGGCGCACGATCCGGAATCCCTGTTGCATCGATCGCCGCTGTTCAACGGCATCATGTATGGCAAGGATGGCTTGGATCGTGGCGGGCGGGAACTCGGTGCGATCGGCTCATCGATCGTCAATCGCTGCATTTATTGCATCGCCGTCCACGCGCGACATTTCAATCAGGCGACCAGGACGACCGAGATCGTTAAAGAAATTTTTGCCCATGAAACGGCTGCGACATTGCCGCCACGCGAACAGGCAATCTTCGATTTCTCGGTCAAGCTGTCTGCGTTTCCACCGGCCGCAACGGATGAGGACATGCAGCGCCTGAAAGCTGTTGGCCTCGATGATACGGAGATCCTCGATCTCATCCTGTCGACGGCGATCTTCGGCTGGGCGAACCGGCTGATGCACACGCTTGGCGAGCCTTTCCGGCCAGACGCACAGGCTTGATATCCGGCACAATCTAAACGCGGCGATCGGGATTTTGATAAAGAGCCCAAGCGCCCGCCTATCGAGATGGCCAATTATTGAAATGGTCCGGCGAGCCGGGAATGGCGGCTCGTTGTCGTGCAGTCCGCTCGTTCGGTGCGGGGAGGCATGCCTTTCTTGGCATCCCGCAATTTCAGGTGGATGACAGCTGTTTAGTCGCGCTCGATCAATATGTTCCGGTGAATATATTGCTAGCCAAGCGTGCAATATCGATATATCCCGTGCGATATCTTGAACATCAGGGGGTATACAAAATGCAGGTTGATCGTCGTTGGCGGAATAGAGCCGCTGCCATTGCCGCCGGCGCGCTTCTCGCGGTTGCAGCGTCTATGGCGCCCGCTGTCGCACAGGACAAGGTCACCGTCTTTGCCGCTGCGAGCATGAAGAATGCACTCGATGCAGCCAACAAGGCCTGGACGACGGAGGCATCGAAGGACGTGACCGTGTCCTATGCCGCGAGCGGGGCTCTCGCCAAGCAGATCGAAAGCGGTGCACCGGCCGATGTGTTCATCTCTGCCGATCTCGACTGGATGAAATATCTTTCCGACAAGAAGCTGGTCAAGGAAGACAACAAGTCCAACTGGCTGGGCAACAGCATCGTTCTCGTCGCTCCGAAGGACAATGCAAAGCCTGTCGAGATCAAGGACGGTTTCGATCTGGCGGCCCTGCTCAAGGGCGGCAAGCTTGCCATGGGCGAGCCCAAGTCGGTGCCGGCCGGTAAATATGGTCAGGCAGCGCTCGAGAAGCTCGGGAGCTGGGCAGGCGTCGAGAAGAATGTTGCATTCGCCGAAAGCGTTCGTGCAGCACTCGCGCTCGTGTCTCGCGGAGAAGCACCTTACGGCATCGTCTATGCCACTGATGCCGTTGCCGATCCGGGTGTCGTCGTTGTCGGGACCTTCCCCGAAAGCAGCCATCCGCCGATCATCTATCCGATCGCCATCCTGTCGGACTCCAAGTCGGCTGATGCCAACGCCTATCTCGACTACCTGAAGTCCGCCAAGGCTGCTCCCTTCTTCGAGAAGGAAGGCTTTACGGTCCTGAAGTAAGGTTTTTCGGACTACGCTTCTGCTCTTATCCGGCAGCACGCATGCCATGTTCGGTCTGCGTGCTGTTTTGTTTCAGCGGCGTATCGTGATTGCAACGCGCGAGAAAAGCATTATTAGGCAGCATTAGGGTGGGGTGAGTTTTGGACTGGCTGGTGTTAAGTGACGAGGAGTGGACTGCGATCCGGCTCAGCCTCTGGGTTTCGGGCGTCGCCATGATCGTCAGCCTGCCCTTTGGCATCCTGACGGCCTATCTGCTTGCGCGCGGCCGGTTTTGGGGCAAGTCCATCCTCAACGGTATCGTTCACCTGCCGCTGATCCTGCCGCCAGTGGTCACTGGCTTCATTCTGCTCATCGTTTTCGGTCGACGTGGCGTCGTCGGCTCCTTTCTCAACGAATATCTCGGCATCGTGTTTTCCTTCCGCTGGACCGGGGCGGCGCTCGCCTGTGGCGTGATGGGCTTTCCTCTGATGGTCAGATCCATTCGGCTCTCGATCGAATCAGTTGACCGAAAGTTGGAAGAGGCCGCCGGGACACTGGGGGCCAGCGCCGCCTGGGTATTTCTGACCGTTACCTTGCCATTGATCCTGCCGGGGATAATCGCCGGAATGATCCTC
This genomic interval carries:
- the modB gene encoding molybdate ABC transporter permease subunit, which encodes MVLSDEEWTAIRLSLWVSGVAMIVSLPFGILTAYLLARGRFWGKSILNGIVHLPLILPPVVTGFILLIVFGRRGVVGSFLNEYLGIVFSFRWTGAALACGVMGFPLMVRSIRLSIESVDRKLEEAAGTLGASAAWVFLTVTLPLILPGIIAGMILCFAKAMGEFGATITFVSNIPGETQTLSAAIYTFTQVPGGDLGAMRLTLVAIVISFAALLASELLAHLVGKRVSAE
- a CDS encoding ABC transporter permease — protein: MSDTNLQQTLPTRRMRRLTPHLMALPAVLFLVVFFVLPLFDNGMRSVIADDGGFTLSRYVSLLTDGFYLGIIAQTVLLSAGVTLISILIGYPVAYFLVRKAGRWAGLIIFLLIAPLLTSIIMRTFGWQVLFARRGLVNNLLVDQLGIISSPLRLTNSPEISIAALVHVLVPFMVLSIATVLQGIDTRLEESAKILGANRLRTFFEVTLPLSLDGIGTGAILVFMIANGSFVTLVLLGGGLQTLPLMIYQQFNTTRDFGMASAMSTILLVIAVACLFLQLRLVRRKGA
- the modA gene encoding molybdate ABC transporter substrate-binding protein, which codes for MQVDRRWRNRAAAIAAGALLAVAASMAPAVAQDKVTVFAAASMKNALDAANKAWTTEASKDVTVSYAASGALAKQIESGAPADVFISADLDWMKYLSDKKLVKEDNKSNWLGNSIVLVAPKDNAKPVEIKDGFDLAALLKGGKLAMGEPKSVPAGKYGQAALEKLGSWAGVEKNVAFAESVRAALALVSRGEAPYGIVYATDAVADPGVVVVGTFPESSHPPIIYPIAILSDSKSADANAYLDYLKSAKAAPFFEKEGFTVLK
- a CDS encoding ABC transporter permease translates to MKRDWINIGLAAFVVLFFVFMLAPILIVVVVSFTSAGYVSFPIPGWSMKWFAHIFEYQPFIDALIVSFEIAIGATLLSCVIGVPAAIYLARSRSAWAGAVMTFLLSSLSMPMIVIGFASLFFLSWLGVGISFSALLITHTVVCLPYIVRTVAGVYAGLPRAYEEAAAILGANPLLTFWHVTLPLIRPGIMAGSLFSFLTSFDNLPISYFFGSADTNTLPVVMLSYMENQFDPTIAALSTLQLLLAVVALIIVDRVYGIEKMTVAG
- a CDS encoding substrate-binding domain-containing protein; protein product: MTTIKRRHFLGGSAAVGAGLMAGGLPRLANAQSKEITVTAFGGVWEEAIRSCFVAPFEAKTKAKANVSLGGPPQWLAQVEANQAKPPVDVLIMTPDLALTAAKADLVDTISVDKVPNLAKIPQQLTDSVMGKGTLFDYGVGGITFHKERVKNPPKSFAEFVDRVSSGDLIASVPSISYAVTPIMLIWAMAKALGGGVENIDPFFKAMDKMKKNLVFWAGPNDFFNHLSSGEADCGIYFDGRTWNHYDSGATWIDFINPEEGGSLNGVAVQKPKNADPLAWDYINEILDAQNQTKFADIMNYGVTNTDVVYSEKLKPRITPWQKTAFPPYEQIAQVRNEWVDRWNRDIGR
- a CDS encoding peroxidase-related enzyme (This protein belongs to a clade of uncharacterized proteins related to peroxidases such as the alkylhydroperoxidase AhpD.) translates to MSEAVHDYTTEVLDWRPFVKPIDLDTATPEQLEALKITPANKKVSDYVLTLAHDPESLLHRSPLFNGIMYGKDGLDRGGRELGAIGSSIVNRCIYCIAVHARHFNQATRTTEIVKEIFAHETAATLPPREQAIFDFSVKLSAFPPAATDEDMQRLKAVGLDDTEILDLILSTAIFGWANRLMHTLGEPFRPDAQA
- a CDS encoding hydantoinase B/oxoprolinase family protein — translated: MKLDPVTLAILGNKLAAVSEEMCLTLQRTGRTLYVKETADFACALAGLDGRFFAYPRSIGVSGFVGLECAPSIAAVGPLEPGDVILTNDPYRSEGLATHLPDLHMIEPYFHEGKIIAYGWCFVHCSDVGGRVPSSISPVNTEIFQEGLRIPPVKLMKKGEMNPDVALFLNANSRTPDANMGDIRAMLAALAAGRRRLEQTIGQHGAETVATAAVDLVAYSAEKARTVLKRVPSGTYSFSDYLDDDAATRLPVRIALSATFENGEVHLDFTGTDPQVATAMNIPSRGRPHAWLTLRVLALVNTLDPTTPLNVGMLAPVKITAPEGSLVNPQEPAAVGVRHAAAIRVNDVLNGAFGKALPDVMPAASSGTVIPVVMAEPDGHGGRRVQVIEPMIGGTGARKRRDGIDGRDSGISNLANNPVETVEAELGIEITSYALRPNSGGAGQWRGGCGMELTFRVLTDDSNVLGRGLERLLFRPWGSNGGKPGMPGQLIVNRGTTGERHLGKIDVLTVNAGDTVTFLTPGAGGWGDPAKRDPQAVLSDVVNGFVTADAAATEYGVAIVEGAVDAAATENLRKSVTSSTSANAQGAERERWDEAFPASVMDRLNRGLVALPGAVRQRRRREIFDAVLSELPEGFPRVAADKTAVDAARQKLEAAAGSF